From a single Nostoc sp. MS1 genomic region:
- a CDS encoding acyltransferase family protein: MQRINWLDCWKGIGILTVVLGHIVDPIHKYVFWFHMPIFFFISGYLYRNKYSNFVYLRKKIISLLLPYFSFLILFSTIYPFLYPQNSTSIGWLKYIYYQLYGGVYLMGWFGVFWFITCLFFTQQLYDFIFKRVKANDWQMLKVIIVCYSLAMLNLWFLKFKFPLGINVLAFAIIFYWLGNITARKSIKLNLIPVIVAIIIFATAVVADIFGFINFNFDMKYTQYGIIGLNIVLPLTGIVITQKLAEAIQSTFIGNVFAYLGKISMVVMYIHQPVQLLLNDFLISNKLIRVVVAIGFSCIIYEVISRSWFTRKMLLGEGTVMR; encoded by the coding sequence ATGCAGAGAATAAACTGGCTCGATTGCTGGAAGGGGATTGGTATCTTAACTGTAGTCTTAGGACATATAGTTGACCCTATTCATAAGTATGTTTTCTGGTTTCATATGCCAATATTTTTCTTTATAAGCGGATATTTATACCGTAATAAATACAGTAATTTTGTTTATTTACGGAAAAAGATAATATCTTTATTACTGCCATATTTTTCTTTTTTGATATTATTTAGTACTATTTACCCCTTTTTATATCCGCAAAATTCAACCTCTATAGGATGGCTCAAGTACATATACTATCAATTATATGGTGGTGTTTATTTGATGGGCTGGTTTGGTGTCTTCTGGTTTATTACTTGTCTATTTTTTACACAACAGTTGTACGACTTTATTTTCAAGAGAGTTAAAGCTAATGATTGGCAAATGCTGAAGGTAATAATAGTTTGCTATTCACTCGCTATGCTCAATTTATGGTTTTTAAAATTCAAATTTCCTTTGGGTATCAACGTGCTTGCGTTCGCCATTATTTTTTACTGGTTGGGTAATATAACTGCTAGAAAGTCAATTAAACTTAATTTAATACCTGTAATAGTAGCAATTATTATCTTCGCTACAGCAGTGGTTGCCGATATTTTTGGTTTTATTAACTTTAATTTTGATATGAAATATACCCAATATGGAATTATCGGATTAAACATTGTCTTACCACTTACAGGCATTGTCATCACACAAAAATTAGCTGAAGCAATTCAAAGTACGTTTATAGGTAATGTTTTCGCCTATCTTGGCAAGATTTCTATGGTTGTTATGTACATACATCAGCCAGTGCAATTATTGTTAAACGATTTCTTAATAAGTAATAAATTAATCAGAGTGGTAGTCGCTATTGGTTTTTCTTGTATTATCTATGAAGTAATCAGCAGGAGTTGGTTTACTCGCAAGATGTTGTTAGGAGAAGGTACAGTAATGAGATGA
- a CDS encoding ShlB/FhaC/HecB family hemolysin secretion/activation protein, translating into MCGRLRKWQCVSAARRRHRHLPKITLLERLQADINCDSLDSISVILLTVLDAYSIIVENTISTRKARPKKFLFSSSSLPLFFSLVNLPNVTLAQSVPPPGVSIPPNVPNTVDQTIPQPTPSPTTPTPTNPAAPILTPPAVPAPFKTTPSNESFLVRKVEVLGATVLQNEIADLIKPFENSQVTFADLLKLRADITQLYINSGYITSGAFLPNNQNLTTGVVKIQVVEGGLEKIEITGLRSLQPVYVRSRLAKATATPLNRQRLEAALQLLQLDPIIERVNAELTAGSTPGNNILLVQITEAPAFHGGVFIANNQTPSIGSTQIGGFINHDNLLGFGDRLTAEYAVTEGLNLYDINYTIPLNGNNDTLNFRLNNGDSRIITEDFRDLKIRSDTQTYSINYCRPLYRQPQTELAFTFGLDLRRSQTYLLDNIPFSFSPGAENGESKVTAIRFSQDWVQRDSTKVLAARSQFSLGIGAFDATVNDTGTDGRFFSWLGQFQWVQLISPRTLLLTRVNAQLTGDSLLSLEKFSIGGVDTVRGYTQNKLVADNGFTASIELRTPLLTNSNTLQIAPFFDIGTVWNSRDSNPQPQTISSFGLGLLWQPSRNLNLRLDYGIPLTNVNDKGDTLQDNGFTFSLRYQAF; encoded by the coding sequence ATGTGTGGGAGACTTAGAAAATGGCAGTGCGTTAGCGCAGCCCGCCGCAGGCATCGCCATTTACCTAAAATAACCCTATTAGAACGCTTGCAAGCAGACATAAATTGTGATAGTTTAGACTCGATATCAGTAATACTACTCACAGTGTTAGATGCTTACTCCATAATTGTGGAAAATACTATATCTACCAGGAAGGCTAGACCAAAAAAATTTCTATTTTCTAGCTCCAGCTTACCTCTGTTTTTCAGCCTGGTTAACCTCCCTAATGTTACTCTTGCTCAATCGGTTCCACCACCAGGAGTTAGTATTCCCCCCAATGTACCAAATACAGTTGACCAAACTATTCCTCAACCCACGCCATCACCTACTACGCCTACACCTACTAACCCGGCTGCGCCTATTCTGACTCCTCCTGCTGTACCCGCACCATTTAAGACAACTCCCAGCAATGAAAGTTTTTTAGTCAGAAAAGTGGAAGTTTTAGGTGCTACAGTCCTCCAGAATGAAATAGCTGATTTAATTAAACCTTTCGAGAACAGTCAAGTTACTTTTGCAGACTTACTCAAATTACGTGCGGATATTACTCAACTTTACATCAACAGTGGCTACATCACTAGTGGGGCATTTCTGCCCAACAATCAAAATCTCACAACTGGGGTGGTAAAAATTCAGGTTGTGGAAGGGGGATTAGAAAAAATAGAAATCACTGGTTTGAGGAGTCTGCAACCAGTATACGTGCGATCGCGCCTTGCCAAAGCCACTGCTACACCATTAAATCGGCAACGTTTAGAAGCTGCATTGCAACTATTACAACTCGATCCCATAATTGAGCGGGTAAATGCTGAGTTAACAGCAGGTAGTACTCCTGGTAATAATATCCTACTGGTGCAAATTACCGAAGCACCTGCATTTCATGGGGGAGTATTCATCGCCAACAATCAAACTCCTAGTATTGGTTCGACACAGATAGGAGGATTTATTAACCATGATAACTTGCTTGGTTTTGGCGATCGCTTAACGGCTGAATATGCAGTTACCGAAGGACTCAACCTCTACGATATCAACTATACAATTCCCCTCAACGGCAATAATGATACCCTCAATTTTCGCTTGAATAATGGGGATAGCCGCATCATCACCGAAGATTTCCGTGACTTGAAGATTAGAAGTGACACACAAACCTATTCTATAAATTATTGCCGCCCCCTATATCGTCAACCCCAAACAGAGTTAGCTTTTACCTTCGGATTAGATTTACGTCGTTCACAAACCTATCTACTAGATAATATCCCCTTTTCCTTTTCCCCTGGTGCAGAGAATGGCGAATCAAAAGTAACAGCAATTCGTTTTTCCCAAGATTGGGTACAACGTGATTCTACAAAGGTTTTGGCTGCTCGTTCTCAATTTAGTCTGGGAATTGGGGCATTTGATGCTACAGTCAATGATACTGGTACTGATGGACGCTTCTTTTCTTGGTTAGGTCAATTTCAATGGGTGCAGTTAATATCACCACGTACATTACTACTCACCAGAGTTAACGCGCAACTTACAGGAGACTCATTACTCTCTCTAGAAAAGTTTAGTATTGGTGGAGTTGATACAGTTCGTGGCTACACTCAAAACAAACTCGTAGCCGACAATGGGTTTACAGCTTCTATAGAACTGCGTACTCCTTTGCTAACTAATTCCAATACTTTACAAATAGCACCCTTTTTTGATATTGGCACAGTGTGGAACAGTCGTGATAGTAATCCGCAGCCACAGACAATTTCCAGTTTTGGTTTAGGCTTACTTTGGCAACCCAGTCGCAATCTCAATCTGCGTTTAGATTATGGGATTCCCCTAACAAATGTGAATGATAAAGGAGATACCCTCCAAGACAACGGTTTTACCTTTTCTCTGCGATACCAGGCATTTTAG
- a CDS encoding DUF4870 domain-containing protein yields MQATFDSDKRKLLSSLSHGAIFFSTTLFSIGVPIVINLLSDDPVVKSNAKESINFHFNVWFWATVIGVPLGILSWLTFGIGGILFFPVVALGFALHWGLTIWAIFHCLSQPDEPFRYPFTFRIF; encoded by the coding sequence ATGCAGGCAACATTCGATTCTGATAAACGCAAATTGCTGTCATCGCTGAGTCATGGGGCAATTTTCTTTAGTACAACATTATTTTCTATAGGCGTTCCTATTGTCATTAATTTATTATCTGATGACCCAGTAGTTAAAAGTAATGCCAAAGAATCAATTAATTTTCACTTTAATGTTTGGTTCTGGGCTACTGTAATTGGCGTACCATTAGGAATTTTATCTTGGCTAACCTTTGGTATCGGTGGAATTTTATTCTTCCCGGTAGTTGCTTTAGGTTTTGCGCTGCACTGGGGACTAACAATTTGGGCAATTTTCCATTGTCTCAGCCAGCCTGATGAACCTTTCCGTTATCCATTTACTTTTAGAATTTTTTAA
- a CDS encoding phosphotransferase: protein MSAKSDKSRLEIAINAACVVARQQNLKFDETVILQDRGNLVIHLRPAPVVARIATTTGTVRFGNTWFANELTVASFLAQAGAPIVRPSNLIPPGPHQHGGLVLSFWEFVQEIDELPDANIVGRTLRECHEALVEFVGELTVLDPLTESENLLSNLIAQGAFSLSNSQMLQAVNYNLKNKFKQLQLPVQLLHGDANFSNVLNTTHGVLWTDWEDTFVGHIAWDIACLIASSHVFETDIERAASALKGYGLALDKEVLDLFVEARTFQTALWNFIIGQQHPESLERLEARLRWLRARFHN from the coding sequence ATGTCTGCTAAATCTGACAAGTCTCGTCTAGAAATTGCAATAAATGCAGCTTGTGTCGTAGCTCGGCAGCAAAATTTGAAATTTGATGAGACTGTCATTCTACAAGATAGAGGCAATTTAGTCATACATCTGCGTCCTGCGCCTGTAGTTGCACGTATTGCAACAACAACAGGCACAGTAAGATTTGGTAATACTTGGTTTGCAAATGAGCTTACAGTAGCGAGTTTTCTTGCACAAGCAGGCGCACCTATTGTTCGTCCAAGCAATCTCATTCCACCAGGGCCACATCAACACGGTGGTTTGGTCTTAAGTTTTTGGGAATTTGTTCAAGAGATAGATGAACTGCCAGATGCGAATATTGTTGGTCGTACATTGCGCGAATGCCATGAAGCTTTAGTCGAATTTGTTGGTGAACTTACAGTCTTAGATCCTTTAACCGAATCTGAAAATCTGCTGTCTAATCTTATTGCTCAAGGCGCATTCAGTCTCAGTAATAGTCAAATGCTGCAAGCAGTTAACTACAACCTCAAAAATAAATTCAAACAACTTCAGTTACCTGTGCAATTACTTCATGGTGATGCTAACTTTTCTAATGTACTTAACACCACACATGGAGTGCTATGGACAGATTGGGAAGACACTTTTGTCGGACACATTGCTTGGGATATTGCTTGTTTAATTGCTTCTAGCCATGTCTTTGAAACAGATATTGAACGTGCGGCCTCGGCTCTTAAAGGTTACGGTTTAGCGTTAGATAAAGAAGTGCTAGATTTATTTGTTGAAGCGCGTACTTTTCAAACAGCTTTGTGGAATTTTATTATTGGGCAGCAGCATCCAGAAAGTCTTGAGCGTTTAGAAGCTCGTCTACGGTGGCTTCGCGCTCGTTTTCATAATTAG
- a CDS encoding thioesterase domain-containing protein — protein sequence MNYLEVEQYLHQNIPISHQMAVSVVSIDEKGVILAAPLLPNINHHGTVFGGSISNLAILSAWTLIHVRLQELLITSRIVIRRNTVDYFKPLQGDFQAHCIAPVEDNWSSFVSNLDEKGKGRIILNAEITSSDICAAKFQGEYVALKI from the coding sequence ATGAATTATTTAGAAGTAGAACAATATCTTCATCAGAATATACCAATTTCACACCAAATGGCAGTATCAGTAGTATCCATTGATGAAAAAGGAGTAATTTTAGCCGCTCCGCTATTACCAAATATTAATCATCATGGCACAGTATTTGGCGGCAGTATATCAAATTTAGCAATTTTATCAGCCTGGACATTAATTCATGTTCGACTTCAAGAATTACTAATTACTAGTCGCATTGTGATCAGAAGAAATACTGTTGATTATTTCAAACCGCTTCAAGGAGATTTTCAAGCTCATTGCATAGCTCCAGTTGAAGATAACTGGAGTAGCTTTGTGAGCAACTTAGACGAAAAAGGGAAGGGAAGAATTATTTTAAATGCAGAGATTACATCAAGTGACATTTGTGCTGCTAAATTTCAAGGTGAGTATGTTGCATTGAAAATATAG
- a CDS encoding efflux RND transporter permease subunit, with protein sequence MSIANNFIKRPVLTTVCTLLILILGGICIPLLPLNYLPDIAPIRVQVSANYTGADVSTVESAVTTTIERQLNGVEGMQYMTSNSSAGSSQISVYFGSQTDKNIAQVNVQNRIARATPRLPTSVQQLGVTAQTASTSILLVYTFYAENNEYDPLFISNYIDLNLRDQILRTPGVGDLTIFGEKRYAMRLWLDPNALASRQLTVADVATALRSQNILAGAGTLGQAPVPPGQSYEIPLRVNGQFQNAAEFENLVIKAGSDGNLIKLKDVGRAELGSETYTSNARNNGKPAIGLAIYQSPGSNALDVAKNIEAQMNELMKDFPPGLKTQIVYDTVGFVQASLEEVVKTLVEAIALVVLVIFLFLQDWRATIIPIVAIPVSLIGALAFAYVFKFSLNNLTLFGLILATGLVVDDAIIVVEAIARKIEQGVRPLQASYEAMEELTGAVVATSLVLMAVFIPVAFFPGSTGKMYQQFALVIAFSIAISTFNALSFSPSMAAILLRPPRPKRGPLGWFFNKFNQILAWIIERFMAIVNLLIRLRYAVVALFVVGLAATYFMFTHVPTGFVPTEDQGIVLGIIQAPDGVSLAYTDQVITKLEQILQSEPEVDNVFATSGFGFAGSGSNRGVFFAKLKPWEERTKPEQSSSAILGRINGAFAKIPEAIITAVSPPPIQGFSTLGGFELQLEDRTNGRLTIDDFFANAQAIIAQANQQPALAGGVFTQFTASTPQFQIDFDRDRLEALNVDFQQAVNTLSAAIGSQYVNDFTLGQQSYRVYVQAEGNYRRSPDDIRQLYVRSVNNQMVRLSEVAKLTPITGPSVISHYNGFRSISIQGRESQGYSSGQAIQAMQQAVTASAIPGVGSDWTGTAREELAAGSLGILIFGFGVIMVFLTLAAQYESYVDPAIILLTVPLALLGALSALSWRGLVNDVYANVALVMLIGLASKNAILIVEFANQAFEEGMTITKAALTAAQERFRPIVMTSSASLLGFFPLVIASGAGSASRWSLGTALFGGLLVSTILSLLIVPVLYVIIKTLEERFLKRKSSTRSGGNNRHQDEQATTHPNQESAVVGTQTGDDRASHETK encoded by the coding sequence ATGTCGATCGCCAACAACTTTATCAAGCGTCCGGTACTAACTACCGTTTGTACTTTATTAATTCTCATTTTGGGAGGCATATGTATTCCCTTACTGCCACTCAATTACTTACCAGATATTGCACCGATTCGTGTTCAGGTGTCTGCTAACTATACAGGGGCGGATGTATCTACTGTTGAAAGTGCTGTGACGACAACAATTGAGCGACAGCTTAACGGTGTCGAGGGTATGCAGTACATGACATCGAACAGTTCGGCGGGAAGTAGCCAAATATCAGTATATTTTGGTTCACAAACTGATAAAAATATTGCTCAAGTTAACGTACAGAATCGTATCGCCAGAGCAACACCCCGCTTACCCACAAGTGTTCAACAACTTGGTGTGACAGCACAGACGGCTTCTACAAGTATTTTGTTAGTCTATACATTTTATGCAGAAAATAACGAGTATGATCCACTATTCATCAGTAACTATATTGATCTAAATTTACGAGATCAAATTCTGCGAACGCCTGGAGTCGGCGATCTAACAATTTTTGGCGAGAAGCGATATGCGATGCGGTTGTGGCTTGATCCAAATGCTTTGGCCAGTCGGCAATTAACTGTAGCCGATGTAGCGACAGCATTGCGATCGCAAAATATTCTTGCCGGAGCCGGAACATTAGGTCAAGCACCAGTACCTCCTGGGCAAAGCTACGAAATTCCCTTAAGAGTTAATGGTCAGTTTCAAAATGCGGCGGAGTTTGAAAACCTTGTAATTAAGGCAGGTAGCGATGGCAATTTAATTAAACTGAAAGATGTCGGGCGTGCCGAACTTGGTTCAGAAACCTACACCAGCAATGCCAGAAATAATGGTAAGCCGGCGATTGGTCTAGCAATTTATCAGTCACCAGGAAGTAATGCTCTAGATGTGGCCAAAAACATCGAAGCGCAGATGAACGAACTGATGAAAGACTTTCCGCCTGGATTAAAAACCCAGATTGTTTACGACACTGTAGGGTTTGTGCAAGCATCACTCGAAGAAGTTGTCAAGACTTTAGTAGAAGCGATCGCTCTGGTGGTTTTGGTGATTTTTCTGTTTCTGCAAGACTGGCGGGCGACAATTATTCCCATTGTGGCGATTCCCGTTTCTTTGATTGGTGCTTTAGCATTTGCTTACGTATTTAAATTTTCACTCAATAATTTGACATTATTTGGCTTAATCTTAGCGACGGGGTTAGTAGTTGATGATGCGATTATCGTTGTAGAAGCGATCGCCCGGAAAATAGAACAGGGAGTCAGACCATTGCAAGCTTCCTATGAAGCAATGGAAGAACTGACTGGAGCAGTGGTTGCAACTTCTTTAGTGTTGATGGCTGTGTTCATTCCCGTAGCATTTTTTCCGGGTTCAACCGGAAAAATGTATCAGCAGTTCGCGTTAGTAATTGCCTTCTCTATTGCCATCTCGACGTTTAACGCACTTTCATTCAGTCCCAGTATGGCAGCGATCTTACTACGTCCGCCAAGACCCAAACGCGGCCCATTAGGCTGGTTTTTTAACAAATTTAACCAGATTTTGGCATGGATCATCGAACGGTTTATGGCGATCGTCAATCTTTTGATTCGCCTACGTTACGCTGTCGTGGCTTTGTTTGTCGTGGGTTTAGCGGCAACTTATTTTATGTTTACTCATGTGCCGACAGGATTTGTACCCACTGAAGACCAGGGAATTGTCTTAGGCATTATTCAAGCTCCAGATGGCGTTTCCCTGGCTTATACTGACCAAGTAATTACAAAACTTGAACAAATTTTGCAGAGTGAACCAGAAGTTGATAACGTTTTCGCAACTTCAGGATTTGGTTTTGCTGGTAGTGGTTCAAATCGCGGTGTGTTCTTTGCCAAGTTGAAGCCTTGGGAAGAACGCACCAAACCTGAGCAAAGTTCATCGGCAATTTTAGGGCGAATTAATGGCGCATTTGCAAAAATTCCCGAAGCTATTATCACCGCAGTCAGTCCTCCACCAATACAAGGTTTTAGTACCTTGGGCGGGTTTGAGTTACAACTAGAAGACCGTACCAACGGAAGATTAACAATTGATGACTTTTTCGCCAATGCTCAAGCCATCATTGCTCAAGCAAATCAACAGCCAGCTTTAGCTGGTGGGGTGTTTACACAGTTTACCGCCAGCACACCCCAATTTCAAATTGACTTTGACCGCGATCGCCTAGAGGCGCTCAATGTTGATTTTCAACAAGCTGTAAATACTCTATCAGCTGCTATTGGTTCGCAGTATGTTAATGATTTCACCTTGGGACAGCAAAGCTATCGTGTTTATGTCCAGGCTGAAGGTAATTACCGACGCTCTCCAGATGATATCCGTCAGCTTTATGTGCGTTCAGTAAATAACCAAATGGTGCGATTGAGCGAGGTAGCAAAACTTACGCCGATCACAGGCCCATCCGTCATCTCTCACTATAACGGCTTTCGCTCGATTAGTATCCAAGGTAGAGAGTCACAAGGTTACAGTAGTGGACAAGCAATCCAAGCAATGCAACAAGCAGTAACAGCATCAGCAATACCAGGAGTTGGTAGTGATTGGACAGGAACCGCTCGTGAAGAATTAGCCGCAGGTAGTTTAGGGATTCTCATTTTTGGTTTCGGGGTAATTATGGTGTTTCTTACCCTAGCTGCTCAGTATGAGAGCTATGTTGACCCGGCAATTATTCTGTTAACTGTACCGTTAGCCTTGTTGGGTGCGTTGAGTGCTTTATCGTGGCGCGGGTTGGTAAATGATGTCTATGCTAACGTAGCTTTAGTTATGTTGATTGGACTAGCCTCAAAAAATGCGATTTTAATTGTCGAGTTTGCCAATCAAGCCTTTGAAGAAGGAATGACAATTACCAAAGCAGCTTTAACTGCGGCGCAAGAGCGATTTAGACCGATTGTCATGACCTCCAGTGCTTCATTGCTGGGATTTTTCCCTCTTGTCATCGCCTCTGGAGCAGGCTCCGCCTCACGCTGGTCGCTGGGAACTGCATTATTTGGAGGACTACTTGTCTCCACAATTCTGAGTTTACTGATTGTTCCCGTGCTGTATGTCATCATTAAAACTTTGGAAGAACGTTTCCTCAAACGCAAATCTTCTACTCGGTCTGGAGGCAATAATCGACACCAGGATGAACAAGCAACTACACATCCTAACCAAGAATCAGCCGTAGTTGGAACGCAGACTGGTGATGATCGTGCGTCTCATGAGACTAAGTAA
- a CDS encoding efflux RND transporter periplasmic adaptor subunit: METPKDSNFALKRLSGQQGLLVGLGLGIVLAIGGMSVFSNGTSRSNSPKQNAPTSKAANSALPVKVQQVSTNTTQESDNFVGALEAQQKVTLQPQIQGRIEAILVSSGQRVQKGTPIASLSLDQTQANVANSIAAASAAQAGLTTAQAQLQQAQAQRTKVAANVQLQRTQFNRTQQLVSEGAQARQELDVARNNLQTAIADLQAADKQVAAAAAAIRQAQANVRAAQASTAAAQVNVNQKRVVAPITGVVGEFPVKVGDYVNTGQTITTIIQNDALDLNLGVPSNRLKQLRIGLPVQLIDPTTQQLIGTGAINYISPTVSSNQQSILSKARFNNSQGRLRDGQYVQGRIIWNQQPGILIPTVAISRIGGQSFVFVTENTTVNGKPQQIVHQRLVRLGDIQGTNYQVLDGLKPGETIVTSGILKLREGTPIQPQS, translated from the coding sequence ATGGAAACTCCTAAAGACAGTAATTTTGCCTTGAAAAGACTCTCAGGGCAACAAGGGCTATTAGTAGGGTTGGGGCTGGGTATTGTCTTAGCTATTGGTGGGATGAGTGTGTTTTCCAATGGAACTAGTCGTTCAAATAGCCCTAAACAAAACGCGCCCACATCAAAGGCTGCAAACTCGGCATTACCAGTAAAAGTTCAGCAAGTTAGCACTAACACTACTCAAGAAAGTGATAATTTTGTTGGTGCATTAGAGGCGCAGCAAAAAGTTACTCTACAACCGCAAATTCAAGGGCGAATCGAAGCAATTTTGGTGTCTAGTGGTCAAAGGGTACAGAAGGGAACACCCATCGCCTCTTTGAGTTTGGATCAGACGCAGGCAAATGTGGCCAATTCCATTGCCGCAGCCAGTGCAGCACAAGCTGGGTTAACAACGGCTCAAGCACAGCTACAACAAGCCCAAGCCCAACGTACTAAGGTTGCAGCAAATGTGCAACTGCAACGCACTCAATTCAATCGTACCCAACAATTAGTAAGTGAAGGCGCACAGGCTAGACAAGAGTTAGATGTAGCTAGAAATAATTTACAAACAGCGATCGCGGATTTGCAAGCCGCAGATAAGCAAGTTGCGGCAGCAGCAGCAGCAATCCGGCAAGCACAGGCTAATGTCCGCGCCGCGCAAGCCAGTACGGCAGCCGCTCAAGTCAATGTGAATCAAAAACGAGTGGTAGCACCAATTACAGGCGTAGTAGGAGAATTTCCTGTCAAAGTTGGAGATTATGTTAATACTGGGCAAACGATCACAACAATCATTCAAAACGATGCACTCGATCTGAATCTTGGTGTACCTTCCAATCGCCTGAAGCAACTGAGAATTGGACTACCTGTACAGTTAATAGACCCCACTACTCAACAACTGATTGGTACAGGCGCAATTAACTATATTTCTCCTACAGTCAGTTCTAATCAGCAATCGATTTTAAGCAAGGCACGCTTTAACAATTCTCAGGGACGATTGCGTGATGGGCAATACGTTCAAGGGCGAATCATTTGGAATCAACAACCAGGGATATTAATTCCCACAGTGGCCATTTCTCGGATTGGTGGACAAAGTTTTGTCTTTGTTACCGAAAATACCACTGTCAACGGCAAGCCACAGCAAATTGTGCATCAGCGTTTAGTGCGCCTGGGTGATATTCAAGGCACAAATTATCAAGTTCTTGATGGACTTAAACCTGGAGAAACCATTGTTACTTCCGGCATTCTCAAACTTAGAGAAGGCACACCTATTCAACCGCAATCTTAA
- a CDS encoding GlsB/YeaQ/YmgE family stress response membrane protein yields the protein MNIIAWIVLGLIAGAIAKAIYPGHQGGGILGTILLGIIGAFVGGSLGVFFSTGTLTLAAPTLSIPGIAVAVLGAIVAVFLWNLLTRRSTV from the coding sequence ATGAATATTATTGCTTGGATTGTATTAGGTTTAATTGCTGGTGCTATTGCTAAAGCTATTTACCCTGGTCATCAAGGTGGTGGAATCTTAGGAACAATTTTATTAGGAATTATCGGTGCTTTTGTTGGTGGTAGTTTGGGGGTATTTTTCAGTACAGGAACGTTGACATTAGCTGCACCCACACTCAGTATTCCCGGTATTGCAGTAGCGGTTCTTGGTGCAATTGTTGCTGTTTTCTTGTGGAACTTGTTAACTCGTCGCAGTACTGTGTAA